A window of the Lysinibacillus irui genome harbors these coding sequences:
- a CDS encoding adenine deaminase C-terminal domain-containing protein: MDPVWKITTLRQQLAVIDGKKAPDIVLKNARYLHSMLKQFTVGNIWILGDRIVYAGDRMPPLLEGTEVVDCTGKTIVPGYIEPHVHPFQLYHPQSFADFCGQLGTTTFISDNLSFVLNLENKKAFLILDNLKKLPFSFYWWTRFDSQTELEQEEEVFSNTSILEWLERSDVLLGGELTGWPKLLHGDDQMLYRMQMAKGLGKKIEGHFPGASERTLARMKLLGADGDHEAMTVEEVERRIMQGYAVTLRHSSIRPDLPDLLKGIVEKELPIFDHLMMTTDGSPPSFHEDGVMDKCIQAALDAGVSPIDAYQMASYNVARYYNMSNLHGFIATGRFASINILQDENHPVPESVLSKGVWLKRDGERVHKLATIDYSAIPAFDLDFSLDSQDFQFSMPFGIALVNDVITKPYNSLITREGQLANHDECYLMLINREGNWHVNTMIKGFATDVQGFASSYSNTGDILLIGKNKDDMIKAFEEMKAMNGGIVLVEKGEVVADIPLTIGGLLYDGDVLTLMEKEKALKQALADRGYQLGDAIYTLLFLQSTHLPYIRITPKGIFDVMKNKLLLPAVMR; the protein is encoded by the coding sequence TTTGCATAGTATGTTGAAACAATTTACAGTGGGAAACATTTGGATTTTAGGAGATCGCATTGTCTATGCTGGTGATAGAATGCCTCCTTTATTAGAAGGAACAGAAGTCGTGGATTGTACAGGAAAAACAATTGTACCTGGCTATATTGAACCTCATGTTCATCCATTCCAGCTTTACCATCCACAGTCATTTGCAGATTTTTGTGGTCAGCTTGGAACAACGACATTTATTTCGGATAATTTAAGCTTTGTTTTAAATTTAGAAAATAAGAAAGCGTTTTTAATTTTAGATAATTTGAAAAAGCTACCGTTTTCTTTTTATTGGTGGACTCGCTTTGATTCACAAACAGAGCTTGAACAAGAGGAAGAAGTTTTCTCTAATACCTCGATATTAGAGTGGTTAGAGCGAAGTGATGTCCTGCTTGGTGGAGAATTGACGGGCTGGCCAAAGCTACTACATGGCGATGATCAAATGCTTTATCGTATGCAAATGGCAAAGGGTCTAGGTAAAAAGATTGAAGGACATTTTCCTGGTGCTTCAGAAAGAACGTTAGCACGCATGAAATTACTTGGTGCTGATGGTGACCATGAGGCGATGACAGTGGAAGAGGTTGAGCGACGCATTATGCAAGGCTATGCCGTAACATTACGCCATTCTTCAATTCGTCCAGATTTACCCGATCTGCTAAAAGGAATAGTAGAAAAAGAACTTCCTATTTTTGATCATTTAATGATGACAACGGATGGCTCGCCACCTTCATTCCATGAGGATGGTGTAATGGATAAATGCATACAAGCTGCCTTAGATGCGGGGGTATCTCCAATTGATGCCTACCAAATGGCATCTTATAATGTGGCACGCTATTATAATATGTCTAATTTACATGGTTTTATCGCGACAGGACGTTTTGCTTCTATAAATATTTTACAAGATGAAAATCATCCTGTTCCAGAAAGTGTCTTATCTAAAGGTGTTTGGCTAAAGCGTGATGGTGAACGTGTGCATAAACTTGCAACAATAGATTATTCAGCTATTCCTGCATTTGATTTAGATTTTTCATTAGATTCACAGGATTTCCAGTTTTCTATGCCGTTTGGAATTGCGCTTGTTAATGATGTCATTACAAAACCTTATAATTCATTGATTACAAGAGAAGGTCAGCTTGCCAATCATGATGAATGCTATTTAATGCTAATAAATCGAGAAGGAAACTGGCATGTTAATACAATGATTAAAGGGTTCGCAACCGATGTCCAAGGCTTTGCATCCTCCTATTCAAACACAGGCGATATTTTATTAATCGGAAAAAATAAAGACGATATGATCAAAGCCTTTGAAGAAATGAAGGCAATGAATGGCGGTATTGTTCTGGTCGAAAAAGGGGAAGTCGTAGCAGATATACCACTCACAATAGGCGGTCTTTTATATGATGGGGATGTACTAACACTAATGGAGAAAGAAAAGGCTTTAAAACAAGCTTTAGCAGATCGAGGCTATCAACTAGGGGATGCCATTTACACGCTATTATTTTTACAATCTACTCATTTACCATATATTCGCATCACACCAAAAGGAATTTTCGATGTAATGAAGAATAAGTTATTATTGCCTGCTGTTATGCGCTAA
- a CDS encoding DUF3048 domain-containing protein, with protein sequence MFKSKKILIAMAFSAFVIGGCSKEAPKVKEDDENVVEEETVVEETVQQPEFVAPLTGEAVQKEITQRPIMVTINNHPAARPQSGLAAADIIYEMLAEGNVTRFLAIYQSELPENIGPVRSARSYFIDMAKGYDAFYVAHGYSPEAKTMLDNRIVDNINGMAYDGILFKRSSDRVAPHNSYITSENIVKGAKMVDASMNYSEKVLQGFYEPNERGKIGIETSQVDIYYGNNEDFHNSYVYDHQSNHYERQSAGVDTKDMLTGETISLANVLFFEMDHQIIDDIGRQEIDLTSGGNAYVFQNGYLREVEWSNVNGIPTAVEQSGEPVKLVPGKSWVHFVPSSPGLQAMVKTQP encoded by the coding sequence GTGTTCAAATCGAAGAAAATATTGATTGCTATGGCTTTTAGTGCCTTCGTAATCGGGGGATGTTCGAAGGAAGCGCCAAAGGTTAAAGAAGATGATGAAAATGTAGTGGAGGAAGAAACAGTAGTTGAAGAAACTGTACAACAACCAGAATTCGTGGCACCCCTTACTGGGGAGGCTGTGCAGAAGGAAATTACACAGCGGCCTATTATGGTGACAATCAATAATCATCCAGCAGCACGTCCACAATCTGGTTTAGCTGCTGCAGATATTATTTATGAAATGCTTGCGGAAGGTAATGTGACACGCTTTTTAGCAATCTACCAAAGTGAACTACCGGAAAATATTGGGCCTGTGCGTAGTGCGCGCTCCTATTTTATCGATATGGCAAAGGGATATGATGCCTTTTACGTAGCACATGGCTATAGCCCTGAAGCGAAAACCATGCTTGATAATCGTATAGTAGACAATATTAATGGGATGGCTTATGATGGCATACTTTTTAAACGTTCTAGCGATCGTGTGGCTCCGCACAATTCATATATTACATCAGAAAACATTGTAAAAGGTGCTAAAATGGTAGACGCTTCAATGAATTACAGTGAAAAAGTACTTCAGGGTTTTTATGAACCCAATGAACGTGGTAAAATAGGCATTGAAACAAGTCAAGTTGACATTTACTACGGAAATAATGAAGATTTCCACAACTCGTATGTGTATGATCATCAAAGTAATCACTATGAACGACAATCGGCTGGCGTGGACACAAAAGATATGTTAACGGGCGAAACAATATCATTAGCAAATGTCCTGTTTTTTGAAATGGATCACCAAATAATTGATGATATCGGTCGCCAAGAAATTGATTTAACGTCTGGTGGAAATGCGTACGTATTTCAAAATGGCTATTTGAGGGAAGTTGAATGGTCTAATGTGAATGGAATACCGACCGCTGTAGAGCAATCAGGAGAACCTGTAAAGCTTGTACCAGGAAAGTCTTGGGTTCACTTCGTACCATCTTCACCAGGGTTACAAGCAATGGTGAAAACGCAGCCTTAA
- a CDS encoding YerC/YecD family TrpR-related protein: protein MQIEKIRGHQTDQLFKAVLELKDIEECYKFFDDLCTISEIQSLAQRFEVAHLLRLKKTYESIKKETGASTATISRVRRCFDYGNDTYDEMLGRLYPDEKPFQAPKE, encoded by the coding sequence ATGCAAATCGAAAAAATTCGGGGGCATCAAACAGATCAATTATTTAAAGCAGTGTTAGAGCTGAAAGACATCGAGGAATGCTATAAGTTTTTTGATGATTTATGTACGATTAGTGAAATTCAATCGTTGGCACAACGCTTTGAGGTTGCACATTTATTACGTTTAAAGAAAACCTACGAATCCATTAAAAAGGAAACTGGGGCAAGTACAGCTACTATTTCACGTGTGCGTCGTTGCTTCGATTATGGAAATGATACATATGATGAAATGCTAGGTCGTTTGTATCCTGATGAAAAACCATTCCAAGCACCAAAAGAATAG